The DNA region ATGTTTGATACACAGTTGCATGTActttatgtacagtaccagtcaatagtttggacacaccttctcattcaatggtttttctttattttttatttttatttttttctacattgtgtattaatattgaagacatccaaactatgaaggaacacatatggaattatgtgttaaacaaacaaatgctcaacaaaccagaatatgttttatattttagattcttcaaagtagttgaatgagaaggtgtgtccaaacttttgactggtactgtacatcgtGCAAATAAGTTTCATGTTCAATGGTGCACATGAATTATCATTGTCATTGTCTATGATGCTCAGTAGTTTAAGCGTAatccttcttttttgtttttgttatatttccccccaaaatcAATTGTAATTTAAGTTTAGGACATCTAGATTCTAGTATAATAGGTTAATTAAGTTACAGAGACGATGTAACACTGGTCAAGAGAAAGCAATGATCTGGAAAATGTCACACCCCCCTATACTTAATATTTCAACTGGACAATAGATCAAATTCCCAAaggacatattttatttaaggGAGCTAAACTAGTGAAGTTATAGAGCGTGGGCTGTCCCAGTGGTTAAATAACATACCATCTAACCACAAAACCCAGTTCTGCTGGACAGGGATTCTTGTTGCTGGTCATAtgccccctctctctttttgaccttatttcctctttgtctcctaAAGTGTTAATCTAATAATTCATAATGAAATATCTTAATCCAAATCCTATAATCGATATCAATGTAGCTGATGCTGTTATGTTGTAAAAAGATGAGGACATATAAAATCAATGAGCATGTTTTGATAGTGAAATATATCCACACATTCAATAATCTGGCTGGcgatatgaaataaaacaagattagataatcctttattagtcccacagcaatggacatttgcaggattacagcagcagtttaGTTGAGGCTAAATAAGAGCCTTTGTCTTATAGAGGATGAGTGGTAAATGGGAAAATGAATGTACTGTACTTAGCTATCCAAAAGCAATTTTCTAATGGATAATAAATGAGAATTCAATGATCGCTGAAACAAAAACGCCTTTGTCTGAACTGACAAGTTAACCGACACCCTGATTTCCTCAGAACTTGGCCCAAACTTTGTTATTTCTGTTGAACTATCCCTttagacagagagcagaggagaaaagacTGAGTTTGAAAGTTTGAATGATCTGGTGTATTAGATGTAAACAAATGCTTATGCTTTGGGTTTGAtgcttttcagttttatatCACTTTCGCTCGTTCGGTATCTAAAAATGCAGGCATTGCAAAGACAGAACGCGTAATGGatcaatcaagaaaataattgttagttgcagccttaaagaaaataaatagtagTTTTCCCTCTAAGCGTACGTGGGAGTCTGTTGATAGAAGCAACCTGTTATAAAGAAAGGCATTATACTTCAGTTGACTTGATGTGGAAATGCATAATCATGCAGTATCAAAGAGACAACAGAGAAAGCTCCTGAAgggtattttttaaaacatgatacACCTTTAATAAAGGATGCACATAAGGATTTACAAATGTCTACATTCCTCTTTGAATAGAGCAGTTTCATTTATATTGCACTGAAACAATATCATGTGCTTTTACAGGTAACACAGGACAAATACACACTAAGGCAACAGGAGAAACccttttaaaatggaaacaatCATGTAGATGATGACATTTAATAGGAAGAACTTCAACCTTGCGTCTTCCTTTTAACACGTTAAGTATATCGGTAACTTCAGCAGCAGAATCAGATGTCTGACAAATAAAAGTGCAGCAAtgcagtcaaaaataaaaacacaagccaGAATGAAACACGGCAAATGGATAGTTTAGGTAGCTTTTCTGGGGAAATTAGATTTTTGGAGAATAGTTTAGATATTAAATCtggattaatacattttacctGTGCCCCCTTATTGCGTTAGTCAAGGGAAAAAAGCATGTGGTACACAAGATTTAGCACTTGTTTAACATAAAGAGCAGCAGACACTGATATTACAACTGAAACACACTCATGAATGATTTATGTAGCTGCCTTAAGAGGTCCACACCGGTTTGACTGAGAGAACAATTAGTATGTCAGTGAGGGGTTTCAGCTCAGGGAACACAAGGGCAGtaactataaaaaaacaaaaaaaacaattaaacaccCACATGGGAtacactaaaacacaaacactactCGTGTTCATTTGTGCAATCATTACTGTGCATTGTGATTCGTTGATAACTACATTTGAGGAGACATAAAAGAGTGAGATTTTCAGTCATCTTTGAATTAAATTCTAACAAACAGAATATTACAACATAAAAAGAAGCAgacaaataatgaaacattcaCCACTGTACAATCAAAATGTCTAACATCATGAAGGTGGCGTCTGTTAATAACCTTTGCAGAAACACTTCAACTTTGTTCAAAAATGACACAATTTGTGCGGTCTGTAACTTCAGCCCTTGAGTAGTAAAACTATAACACTTTTACAGACTGACTTGTGATTATTTTGCACCTAAGAAGTgtaaaaaaattcagaaaattCTATTCCGGGAGATTTCTTGTATCTTCACAGGTCATCTGGAGATAACTTTACCAATCAATAAATCATAGTAGCTAAACGTGAAATTACTCTTAACGTTAACTTCACAACGCTCCTTTCAAATTGTCATTCAAAAGCTTGTATCGATATCATAAAAGTGTCTCAACATTAAGATCAAAACTTGCTTCATTAAGGACAGTCTGTCTGTTGATTAAACACATTGAGGCAAAAACAAGACAAGTATAGAAAATAATACACCATTCTGAGTAATGCTGATTAGTAGCCTTTCAGGTCATTCCCTCAAAttaactaacacacacacacacacacacacacacacacacacacacacacacacacacacacacacacacacagtagcttACATAGTGTTCACACCTTGTGTTGACTCAGCAGAAAGAGCACGAGGAATAAAATCTCCACAGTCACAGGTCAGACGGTTAGCGTTGTGTGGTGTTCTATGGAATAATAATCGGTGTACAGGCGATTCCAGCAAAGGATTCTGGGAAGTGTAAATCCCTCTCCCactcgtctgtctctgtgttgtaCACCTGCACGATGCTTGTGACGTTGTTCAGGTGCCAGTTGTAGCCCCCGACGATGTAGATCTTCCTGTCCAGTAAACAGCAGCCGGCCTCAGACTGCCCGGCTCTCATGGGACTGACGGTGGTCCACTGGTCGCTCTCTGGAATGTAATACTCGACTGCAAGCACATCAAAACAACGGTCCACATGGTCCATGCGGCCGCCCAGAGCATACACCCGATCCCTGGTGCTGATCATGGCGTGCAGCACTCTGGGTTCATTCATGGGGGCTCTGAAGTCCCACTGGTCTGACGCCAGGTCGTAGCAGTGAAGAGTTTTCTTGTCGTCCAACGAGACGCCATAACCCCCGGAGACATACAGCTTTTCTCCACAGGGGGTCCCTGCGTGACCCCAGATCCTGCGTTTTAAGGGTTCCACATTAGTCCACTCGTTCTTCTTTGGGCAGTAACACTCTACGGACGACAGGCTGCCAGACCGGTTGCGCCCTCCAGTGGCGTACAGCTGTCCGCGCAGCACGTTGAGCTGGAACTGGATGCGAGCCTCCTGCAGAGGCGGGATGCGCAGCCACTGGCTCAGGTGCGGGTCGTAGCGATAACAGCTGTCTACCGCCCCCTCGCCGCTGCGGTACTGTAAGTGCTGTCCGCCAACCACGTACACAAAGTTATCAAGAACGGCAACACAGGCGTGGCTGCATCCCGTCTCCATCTCCGTCAGCTCTTTGAACTGACGGGACGCCATGTCAGGGAGGTGGTACACCTTGGTGCTCACTGTGCGGTCGTTGTCGGTGTAGGGCGTCCCGCCAAAGGTGATGACTGACAAGACGTCAGAACGAATGACCGTCCGCGAAGACTGCATCTCGTGCTGTCGGAAGGGAAGAATCTGGTAATTGAAGGCCTCGAGGAGATAC from Anoplopoma fimbria isolate UVic2021 breed Golden Eagle Sablefish chromosome 8, Afim_UVic_2022, whole genome shotgun sequence includes:
- the klhl26 gene encoding kelch-like protein 26 isoform X2, encoding MAESDGGDFASKHPQSRAMFTGGMRESNQDTIELKGLSARGLKHIIDFAYSAEVTLDLDCIQDVLGAAVFLQMVPVVGLCEEFLKSAMSVETCLHIGQMATTFSLSSLKESVDAFTFRHFLQIAEEEDFLHIPMERLVFFLQSNKLKNCSEIDLFHAAIRWLRYDESRRAQASGVLCHVRFPLMRSSELVDSVQTVDIMVEDVLCRQYLLEAFNYQILPFRQHEMQSSRTVIRSDVLSVITFGGTPYTDNDRTVSTKVYHLPDMASRQFKELTEMETGCSHACVAVLDNFVYVVGGQHLQYRSGEGAVDSCYRYDPHLSQWLRIPPLQEARIQFQLNVLRGQLYATGGRNRSGSLSSVECYCPKKNEWTNVEPLKRRIWGHAGTPCGEKLYVSGGYGVSLDDKKTLHCYDLASDQWDFRAPMNEPRVLHAMISTRDRVYALGGRMDHVDRCFDVLAVEYYIPESDQWTTVSPMRAGQSEAGCCLLDRKIYIVGGYNWHLNNVTSIVQVYNTETDEWERDLHFPESFAGIACTPIIIP
- the klhl26 gene encoding kelch-like protein 26 isoform X1: MAESDGGDFASKHPQSSMANKNSTLRCTFSASSHSATLLQGLSVLRAQGQLLDVVLAINEERFQVHKAVLAACSDYFRAMFTGGMRESNQDTIELKGLSARGLKHIIDFAYSAEVTLDLDCIQDVLGAAVFLQMVPVVGLCEEFLKSAMSVETCLHIGQMATTFSLSSLKESVDAFTFRHFLQIAEEEDFLHIPMERLVFFLQSNKLKNCSEIDLFHAAIRWLRYDESRRAQASGVLCHVRFPLMRSSELVDSVQTVDIMVEDVLCRQYLLEAFNYQILPFRQHEMQSSRTVIRSDVLSVITFGGTPYTDNDRTVSTKVYHLPDMASRQFKELTEMETGCSHACVAVLDNFVYVVGGQHLQYRSGEGAVDSCYRYDPHLSQWLRIPPLQEARIQFQLNVLRGQLYATGGRNRSGSLSSVECYCPKKNEWTNVEPLKRRIWGHAGTPCGEKLYVSGGYGVSLDDKKTLHCYDLASDQWDFRAPMNEPRVLHAMISTRDRVYALGGRMDHVDRCFDVLAVEYYIPESDQWTTVSPMRAGQSEAGCCLLDRKIYIVGGYNWHLNNVTSIVQVYNTETDEWERDLHFPESFAGIACTPIIIP